The following are encoded in a window of Flavobacterium sp. WC2421 genomic DNA:
- a CDS encoding alpha-amylase family glycosyl hydrolase, translating to MKKFLLLLLLFLISSLSFAQFTSNPSPAIANGIVTLNFNKTGTTLATYSGTIYAHIGLTVNGTRWQNVKGTWGNNTTQPKLILVSGTTYKLDLTPDLYTYFGVPTTSSITEICVVLRNDAGNMQTADTFFNVGAFQATLTSPTENSSTIISSGGSLSITANNTGGNASYNLKSNGSSINTNISTSNYTFNHNNITANQNYVLEITQGATSVLKKFSVIVNPGAASVEMPSGLLDGINYNSTDPTKATLVLDAPLKDFIYVAGTFNDWQPNSNYAMKKDPVLGKFWLELTGLVSGTNYSYQYWVGETTPIANSPALVKTADPYSTLVLSPYDDPYIPSSTYPNLPAYPVGQEREVTVLQTGQAPYAWSTATTNFVKPEKEKLVVYEVLVRDFDANRNFQDLINKIDYFKNLKINAIELLPVMEFEGNESWGYNTSFHMALDKFYGPSNKLKEFIDLCHQNGIAVILDVALNHAFGRNPMVRMWMNDPDGDGFGSATAENPYFNTVAKHSYSVGEDFNHTSLLTKNYVKRVVKQWIEEYKIDGFRWDLTKGFTQNCTANDESCTNAYQADRVAILKDYADYSWSLDPTHYTIFEHLGTDTEEKEWANYRITESPSKGIMMWGKMTDPYNQLTMGYNSNNDISRMNSTAHGFTKNRLMGYAESHDEERLMYKNIQYGANLNGYNVKTPSTALTRMSALGAVTLLVPGPKMIWHFGELGWDLSIFSCNNGTVNTSSDATAGDCKLDTKPQPQWVNNWLGDAGRGKIYTDWAKMIALKINEPVFVGTATMASGTSLTPNIKITNSALASTQLKDVLILANFDLSAQNVATGFPYTGTWYNLMDNTSINVTNVSATINIPAGEFRIYGNKVAALAIANFEHKDNSIYLYPNPVENYFTLNSDVTKVEIFSITGQLMKSFKTNKNATFQYGVSDLGQGIYVVKAHTEENQVKVMKFIKK from the coding sequence ATGAAGAAATTTTTACTTTTATTATTACTTTTTTTAATCTCCTCATTAAGTTTTGCGCAATTTACTAGTAACCCATCACCTGCAATCGCAAATGGAATCGTTACTCTTAATTTTAATAAAACAGGAACTACTTTAGCTACTTATTCAGGGACAATCTATGCGCATATTGGATTGACGGTGAATGGAACAAGATGGCAAAACGTGAAAGGTACTTGGGGAAATAATACTACACAACCCAAATTAATTTTGGTTTCTGGAACTACTTATAAATTAGATTTAACACCTGATTTATATACCTATTTCGGTGTTCCAACGACAAGCTCTATTACTGAGATATGTGTGGTTTTAAGGAATGATGCTGGAAATATGCAAACCGCTGATACTTTTTTTAATGTGGGAGCCTTTCAAGCGACATTGACCTCTCCAACTGAAAATAGCTCAACAATAATTTCATCAGGTGGAAGTTTGAGTATTACCGCGAATAATACAGGTGGGAATGCAAGTTATAATTTGAAATCAAACGGTTCAAGTATTAATACCAATATAAGTACCTCTAATTATACTTTCAATCATAATAATATAACTGCAAACCAGAATTATGTATTGGAAATTACGCAAGGAGCCACTTCAGTTTTAAAAAAGTTTTCGGTTATTGTAAATCCAGGAGCAGCATCTGTGGAAATGCCTTCGGGATTATTAGATGGAATTAATTATAATTCAACAGATCCTACAAAAGCGACATTAGTTTTAGATGCTCCATTGAAGGATTTTATATATGTTGCGGGGACCTTTAACGATTGGCAACCTAATTCTAATTATGCAATGAAAAAGGATCCAGTATTAGGAAAATTCTGGTTGGAATTGACCGGATTAGTTTCTGGAACGAATTATAGTTACCAATATTGGGTGGGTGAAACAACCCCAATTGCCAATTCTCCAGCATTAGTAAAAACAGCTGATCCTTATTCGACATTAGTTCTTTCTCCTTATGACGATCCTTATATTCCTTCTTCAACTTATCCTAATCTTCCTGCTTATCCAGTAGGCCAGGAGAGAGAGGTAACTGTTTTACAAACGGGTCAAGCTCCCTACGCATGGAGTACGGCAACTACAAATTTTGTAAAGCCAGAGAAAGAAAAATTAGTTGTTTATGAAGTTTTAGTAAGGGATTTTGATGCAAATAGAAATTTTCAAGATTTGATTAATAAAATTGATTATTTCAAGAATTTAAAAATAAATGCAATTGAATTATTACCCGTAATGGAATTTGAAGGTAATGAGAGTTGGGGTTACAATACCTCTTTTCACATGGCTTTGGATAAGTTTTACGGACCTTCAAATAAATTAAAAGAATTTATTGATTTGTGTCATCAAAACGGAATTGCTGTTATTCTTGATGTAGCTTTAAATCATGCTTTTGGAAGAAATCCAATGGTAAGGATGTGGATGAATGATCCAGATGGGGATGGCTTTGGAAGCGCAACTGCCGAAAATCCTTATTTTAATACAGTAGCTAAACACAGTTATAGTGTTGGTGAGGATTTTAATCATACTTCTTTATTGACAAAAAATTATGTAAAAAGAGTGGTGAAGCAATGGATTGAAGAGTACAAAATTGATGGTTTTCGTTGGGATTTAACCAAAGGGTTTACGCAAAATTGTACTGCAAATGATGAGTCTTGCACAAATGCGTATCAAGCGGACAGAGTTGCGATTTTGAAAGATTATGCGGATTATTCGTGGAGTTTGGATCCAACACATTATACTATTTTTGAACACTTAGGAACAGATACTGAGGAAAAGGAATGGGCAAATTATAGAATTACTGAATCACCTAGTAAAGGGATAATGATGTGGGGAAAGATGACTGATCCTTACAATCAATTGACTATGGGATACAATTCTAATAATGATATTTCTAGAATGAACAGTACGGCTCATGGATTTACTAAAAATAGATTGATGGGTTATGCTGAAAGTCACGATGAAGAACGATTGATGTATAAAAACATACAATATGGGGCTAATCTAAATGGTTATAATGTAAAAACACCAAGTACTGCTCTTACTAGAATGTCAGCTTTAGGTGCGGTTACATTATTAGTTCCAGGACCAAAGATGATTTGGCATTTCGGAGAATTGGGTTGGGATTTGTCCATTTTTTCTTGTAACAATGGAACAGTAAACACTTCTTCTGATGCAACGGCTGGAGATTGTAAACTAGATACTAAACCACAACCACAATGGGTTAATAATTGGTTAGGGGATGCTGGCAGAGGTAAAATCTATACAGATTGGGCTAAAATGATTGCTTTAAAAATAAATGAACCCGTTTTCGTAGGTACTGCAACTATGGCTAGTGGGACTTCGCTGACTCCAAATATTAAGATTACCAACAGTGCTTTGGCATCGACTCAACTTAAAGATGTGTTAATTTTGGCTAATTTTGACCTGTCAGCTCAAAATGTAGCAACGGGCTTTCCATATACTGGAACTTGGTATAACTTGATGGATAATACTTCTATTAATGTTACAAACGTTAGCGCTACAATTAATATTCCAGCTGGAGAATTTAGAATATACGGAAATAAAGTGGCTGCTTTGGCAATTGCTAATTTCGAACATAAGGATAATTCAATTTATTTGTATCCTAATCCAGTCGAAAATTACTTTACACTCAACAGTGATGTAACTAAAGTAGAAATTTTTTCTATTACAGGACAATTGATGAAGAGTTTCAAAACGAATAAAAATGCTACTTTTCAATATGGGGTAAGCGATTTAGGTCAGGGAATATATGTTGTTAAAGCGCATACCGAAGAGAATCAAGTGAAAGTAATGAAGTTTATTAAAAAATAA
- the acs gene encoding acetate--CoA ligase, translating to MSRYKINNLEEYFKEYKKSVREPKKFWDKIASENFTWYQEWSKVVDFNMAEAEIKWFEDAKVNITKNCIDRHLAKKGDKTAIIFEPNDPKEEALHISYTELHQRVCKMANVLRDQGIQKGDRVCIYLPMIPELAITTLACARIGAIHSVVFAGFSASAVTTRINDSDCKMVITSDGGYRGNKTIDLKGIIDEALINTTCVEKVLVVKRTKTDIKMKEGRDQWLQPLLDQASDNNTAEIMDAEDPLFILYTSGSTGRPKGMVHTTAGYMVYTAYTFKNVFNYEENDVFWCTADIGWITGHSYILYGPLLNGATTVIFEGVPSYPDFSRFWEIIEKHQVNQFYTAPTAIRALAKESLDYVQRFPLKSLKVIGSVGEPINEEAWHWYNDHVGDKRCPVVDTWWQTETGGIMISPIPFVTPTKPTYATLPLPGIQPVLMDEKRNEIEDNQVVGSLCIKFPWPGIARTIWGDHQRYKETYFSAFPGKYFTGDGALRDEVGYYRITGRVDDVVIVSGHNLGTAPIEDAINEHPAVAESAIVGFPHDIKGNALYGYVILKESGESRDRENLMKEINQQISNQIGPIAKLDKIQFVSGLPKTRSGKIMRRILRKIAEGDYSNFGDTSTLLNPEIVDEIKNGKI from the coding sequence ATGAGTCGTTACAAAATAAATAACCTAGAAGAATACTTTAAAGAATATAAAAAATCAGTTCGTGAACCTAAAAAATTCTGGGACAAAATCGCATCAGAAAACTTCACTTGGTACCAAGAATGGAGTAAAGTTGTCGATTTTAATATGGCTGAAGCCGAAATAAAATGGTTTGAAGATGCAAAAGTAAACATTACTAAAAACTGTATCGACAGACATCTTGCAAAAAAGGGTGATAAAACGGCTATCATTTTTGAACCTAATGATCCAAAAGAAGAAGCATTACATATTTCTTATACTGAATTGCATCAACGTGTTTGTAAAATGGCAAATGTGTTGAGAGATCAAGGCATTCAAAAAGGGGATCGCGTGTGTATTTATTTACCCATGATTCCTGAACTAGCTATTACCACTCTGGCTTGTGCTAGAATTGGAGCCATTCATTCTGTTGTTTTCGCAGGGTTTTCGGCTTCAGCTGTAACAACTAGAATAAATGACAGTGATTGCAAAATGGTAATTACGTCAGATGGTGGATATCGTGGTAACAAAACAATTGACTTAAAGGGGATTATTGACGAGGCTTTAATAAACACTACTTGTGTCGAAAAAGTGTTAGTGGTAAAAAGAACCAAAACGGATATAAAAATGAAAGAAGGTCGCGACCAATGGTTACAACCCCTTTTAGATCAAGCATCAGATAACAATACTGCTGAAATAATGGATGCCGAAGATCCTTTATTCATTCTTTATACTTCTGGCTCAACTGGAAGACCAAAAGGAATGGTACATACTACCGCAGGTTATATGGTCTATACTGCTTACACATTCAAAAATGTATTTAATTATGAAGAGAACGATGTTTTTTGGTGTACCGCAGATATTGGTTGGATAACCGGACACTCTTACATTCTATACGGACCATTACTAAATGGCGCAACTACAGTTATATTTGAAGGCGTACCATCCTATCCTGACTTTAGTCGTTTTTGGGAAATTATCGAAAAACATCAAGTAAATCAATTTTACACAGCTCCTACCGCAATTCGTGCTTTGGCAAAAGAAAGCTTAGATTATGTACAACGATTCCCACTTAAATCTTTAAAAGTAATTGGCTCAGTTGGAGAACCAATCAATGAAGAAGCTTGGCACTGGTATAATGATCATGTAGGAGATAAAAGATGTCCCGTGGTAGATACTTGGTGGCAAACAGAAACGGGAGGAATCATGATTTCACCAATCCCATTTGTTACCCCAACAAAACCAACTTATGCCACGTTACCATTACCCGGAATTCAACCGGTATTAATGGATGAAAAAAGAAATGAAATTGAAGACAATCAAGTAGTAGGATCTTTATGTATTAAATTTCCTTGGCCAGGAATTGCCAGAACGATCTGGGGCGATCATCAACGCTATAAAGAAACTTATTTTTCAGCCTTTCCAGGCAAATATTTTACCGGGGATGGTGCTTTACGTGATGAAGTAGGGTATTACCGAATTACGGGTCGTGTAGATGATGTAGTTATTGTATCTGGTCATAACTTAGGAACAGCTCCTATTGAAGACGCCATCAATGAGCACCCAGCAGTTGCTGAGTCCGCTATTGTAGGTTTCCCACACGACATAAAAGGAAATGCATTATATGGTTATGTTATTCTAAAAGAATCAGGGGAATCTCGCGACAGAGAAAATTTGATGAAAGAAATCAACCAACAAATCTCAAATCAAATTGGTCCAATTGCCAAGTTAGATAAAATACAATTTGTTTCTGGTCTACCCAAAACACGTTCAGGAAAAATTATGAGAAGGATTCTTCGTAAAATAGCCGAAGGAGATTATTCTAATTTTGGGGATACCTCTACATTATTAAATCCTGAAATTGTGGATGAAATAAAAAACGGCAAAATTTAA